From Bacillota bacterium, a single genomic window includes:
- the arsC gene encoding arsenate reductase (thioredoxin) codes for MFLCTGNSCRSQMAEGFARALSGDNWEIYSAGIEPAGLNRRAIEVMREVGIDISMQTSDPIEPELLKKMDLVVTLCGDAEERCPMTPPKVRRIHWPLPDPAKAKGTDEEIMAQFRRVRDEIRKRVEELLKEYPS; via the coding sequence ATGTTTTTGTGCACAGGTAACTCTTGTCGAAGCCAGATGGCTGAGGGGTTTGCCAGGGCACTGTCCGGGGATAACTGGGAGATTTATAGCGCAGGGATCGAGCCTGCCGGCCTCAATCGCAGGGCTATTGAGGTTATGCGTGAGGTAGGGATTGACATCTCAATGCAGACCTCGGACCCCATCGAACCTGAGCTTCTCAAAAAGATGGACCTGGTTGTGACCCTTTGTGGTGACGCAGAGGAGAGGTGCCCTATGACACCTCCCAAGGTGAGACGCATCCACTGGCCCCTACCGGACCCCGCCAAGGCAAAGGGCACAGATGAAGAAATCATGGCTCAGTTTCGCCGGGTAAGGGATGAGATAAGAAAGCGAGTTGAGGAATTACTCAAAGAATACCCGTCATAG
- a CDS encoding winged helix-turn-helix transcriptional regulator, giving the protein MDPLEQVIRVLQALGQDTRLKILKVLSINSFCVCELEEIFGISQPAISHHLGILKDAGLVESSREGQWVFYKADKEGLEESWHMLDQFLSAPIQDLPGMSEIVEKVREVERNPRTLCKRAN; this is encoded by the coding sequence ATAGACCCGCTTGAACAAGTCATTAGGGTTCTACAGGCTCTGGGACAGGATACCAGGCTCAAGATACTTAAGGTGCTATCCATCAACAGTTTTTGCGTATGCGAACTCGAAGAAATTTTTGGAATCAGCCAGCCTGCTATATCTCATCACCTGGGCATTCTAAAGGACGCAGGTCTGGTGGAGAGTTCCAGGGAAGGCCAATGGGTATTCTATAAAGCAGATAAAGAGGGCCTCGAGGAATCCTGGCATATGCTAGACCAATTCCTAAGTGCGCCCATTCAAGATCTGCCGGGAATGAGCGAAATCGTGGAGAAGGTCAGAGAGGTTGAAAGAAACCCGCGGACTCTCTGTAAACGAGCTAATTAA
- a CDS encoding AAA family ATPase produces MGHKEWGRRKVILWAIIIFAVSIFTDYLFMRSQGSSHRFPHESRVLEGSYYAASLQAKTEYNPQLARTTNPEIETANLVTSWPGLVMSKLLYFALALTIWGVQTHMRRSNRDLIMKIEDSDEVRVVTHNDRVPLITLADVAGLGSAKEELAEIVDFLKSPYRYREVGARIPKGILLIGPPGVGKTLIARALAGETRLPFLATSGPEFVETYGGLGAARVRKLFHRAKVLAPCMVFIDEIDAVGRIRSGLADPGHEEYEQTLNQLLVELDGMEARGNIIVVAAINRPDILDPALTRPGRFDRKIFLELPGPAEREAILEAHAQGRPFASDVNFKKLAEMTAGFSGADLANLLNEAAIRAAMTGGKEISAAHCRWALHKLTLNSRRKLTSSPKALERLSQHQAGHVVAAECFGRYKFRYATSLVRDGSGFVLFPDNNGLLSRGELLSVDIEVY; encoded by the coding sequence ATGGGGCATAAAGAATGGGGTAGACGGAAAGTAATCCTATGGGCGATTATTATTTTTGCAGTATCGATATTCACTGATTATCTTTTCATGCGTTCACAAGGGAGCTCGCATCGCTTTCCTCACGAAAGTCGCGTTTTGGAGGGAAGCTATTATGCAGCTTCTCTGCAAGCGAAAACTGAATATAATCCGCAACTTGCTAGGACGACAAATCCAGAGATTGAAACGGCCAATTTAGTAACCTCGTGGCCCGGACTCGTAATGTCAAAATTATTGTATTTTGCCTTGGCACTAACTATTTGGGGTGTCCAGACCCACATGAGGCGAAGCAATCGTGATCTAATCATGAAAATAGAAGACAGTGACGAGGTACGGGTAGTCACTCATAACGATAGAGTGCCTCTTATAACCCTTGCCGACGTGGCAGGCTTAGGCTCAGCTAAAGAAGAACTGGCGGAGATAGTAGATTTTCTCAAATCCCCCTATCGTTATCGCGAGGTGGGGGCAAGAATTCCTAAGGGCATTCTGCTTATAGGGCCGCCCGGGGTCGGCAAGACCCTGATCGCCAGAGCTTTAGCTGGTGAAACCCGTTTACCATTTTTGGCTACGAGTGGACCTGAATTTGTGGAAACTTACGGTGGCCTAGGTGCGGCAAGGGTACGTAAACTCTTTCACCGAGCGAAAGTGTTGGCACCCTGTATGGTGTTCATTGATGAGATTGATGCGGTCGGTAGAATACGTAGTGGCCTGGCTGACCCGGGCCATGAGGAATACGAACAGACCCTAAATCAACTATTGGTCGAACTTGATGGTATGGAAGCGAGAGGTAATATCATAGTGGTAGCCGCCATCAACCGGCCGGATATATTAGATCCCGCCTTAACCCGTCCAGGACGGTTTGATCGTAAGATATTCCTGGAACTACCTGGACCGGCGGAAAGAGAGGCAATTTTGGAAGCCCATGCTCAGGGAAGGCCATTTGCTAGTGATGTAAATTTTAAGAAACTCGCGGAGATGACGGCGGGTTTCAGTGGGGCCGATCTTGCTAATCTGTTGAATGAAGCAGCTATCCGGGCTGCTATGACGGGCGGGAAGGAGATTAGTGCAGCGCATTGCAGGTGGGCGCTACATAAGTTGACCTTAAATTCAAGGCGAAAACTGACCTCATCTCCCAAAGCTTTGGAACGCTTATCCCAGCACCAAGCTGGCCATGTGGTAGCTGCAGAATGCTTTGGTAGGTATAAGTTCCGTTATGCCACAAGTCTAGTGAGAGACGGTAGCGGGTTTGTGCTTTTCCCCGATAATAATGGGTTGTTGAGCCGGGGGGAGCTTTTATCTGTGGATATTGAAGTGTATTGA
- a CDS encoding ferredoxin family protein, whose product MAKTWYPVIDRDKCTECLECVNFCPHGVYAVIDGKPVVVNPDNCVEFCKGCSKICPSEAIHYEGSSAGAKERPGSSGAAGKSAAS is encoded by the coding sequence TTGGCGAAAACATGGTACCCGGTAATAGACCGGGACAAGTGTACTGAATGCTTGGAATGCGTTAATTTCTGCCCACATGGAGTATACGCGGTTATCGATGGGAAGCCGGTAGTGGTAAATCCGGACAACTGCGTGGAATTCTGCAAGGGTTGCTCGAAAATATGCCCGTCGGAGGCGATTCATTATGAAGGCAGCTCCGCCGGTGCCAAAGAGCGGCCAGGATCCTCAGGCGCGGCTGGCAAGAGCGCTGCAAGCTGA
- a CDS encoding heterodisulfide reductase subunit A-like protein has translation MEEKKGLLLCNCQGTCPSFGKMDIFEIMNRLRREKVVDFVAIHPQLCSDDGEVFLETLLNGEDVGKLYVAACDPAMQKKMFRDAFDDSGFPREAHKGVDIRNMTTDDAVSTIKKMVSEDKD, from the coding sequence ATGGAAGAAAAGAAGGGACTCTTACTCTGTAATTGTCAGGGGACATGCCCGTCGTTTGGGAAGATGGACATATTTGAGATCATGAATAGGCTCAGGCGGGAGAAAGTCGTAGATTTCGTCGCCATACACCCCCAGCTTTGTTCAGATGACGGAGAGGTATTCCTGGAGACTCTCTTGAACGGGGAGGACGTCGGGAAGCTCTACGTAGCGGCCTGCGATCCCGCGATGCAGAAGAAGATGTTCAGAGACGCTTTTGATGATTCGGGCTTTCCGAGGGAGGCACACAAGGGCGTAGACATCAGGAATATGACAACGGACGATGCCGTCTCGACAATAAAGAAGATGGTCTCTGAGGACAAAGATTGA
- a CDS encoding HD domain-containing protein produces the protein MKGSLLHRFSIISFITFVLLAMALSLVMSGFIKARILDVVARITGEHVQALLHSQVRVETTPEEHYAEMAWLFKQGVLGEKIMGMKILEIRVWDTSGKIIFSDNESIIGRQFPLTEKLKKALNGQLITEAITLQKGGTGTKGPRGDRAVKVYVPMKNSQDLVLGAYELYLDAPLVYRSISGAYYMVGLTLFGGFILVYVSLYRFFKSASQVIEQQSASMKVLQIRLDAIYNEKQDIYLGTIKALLAALNAKDNYTADHSIRVADFALQIGEELGLSEDRLKLLEEAALFHDIGKIGIPEHILNKPDKLSPQELEQIKKHPIIGAQIIGVTDTLMEHALIIRHHHEHYDGNGYPDRLIGEDTPLESRILAVADTYDALVSERPYRRGLSAFEAVEILRRCRGSQLDPQVVEAFLAVLARQGPSERRDTLSTSRQSEAMSHADFDSKTDSNRGKNRCIGWN, from the coding sequence ATGAAAGGCTCACTGCTTCATAGGTTTTCGATCATCAGTTTTATAACGTTCGTTCTGCTTGCGATGGCCCTCTCGCTGGTGATGTCCGGTTTCATAAAAGCCCGGATATTGGACGTCGTGGCTCGGATTACTGGCGAGCACGTGCAAGCCTTACTGCATAGCCAGGTACGGGTAGAGACCACCCCGGAAGAACACTATGCTGAAATGGCCTGGCTATTCAAACAGGGGGTCCTTGGTGAAAAGATAATGGGAATGAAGATATTAGAAATCAGGGTCTGGGATACTTCTGGCAAGATTATCTTCTCCGATAACGAAAGCATTATCGGACGGCAGTTTCCGTTGACCGAAAAGCTGAAAAAGGCATTGAACGGTCAGCTCATCACCGAGGCGATCACTCTGCAGAAAGGGGGAACGGGCACCAAGGGCCCCAGAGGTGATAGAGCAGTGAAGGTCTATGTTCCCATGAAAAACTCTCAGGACCTGGTCTTAGGGGCTTATGAACTCTATTTGGATGCCCCATTGGTATACCGTTCTATCTCCGGGGCCTATTACATGGTAGGGCTTACCCTCTTCGGTGGCTTCATCCTCGTATACGTTTCACTATATCGATTTTTCAAGTCGGCCTCACAGGTGATCGAGCAACAGAGTGCATCCATGAAAGTTCTACAAATACGCCTGGATGCAATTTACAATGAAAAACAAGACATCTACCTGGGCACGATAAAGGCGCTCTTAGCAGCCCTCAATGCTAAAGATAACTATACAGCGGACCATTCTATCCGGGTAGCCGATTTTGCCTTACAGATAGGCGAGGAACTAGGCCTATCAGAAGATAGGCTGAAACTGCTGGAGGAAGCAGCTCTATTTCACGACATAGGTAAGATCGGAATTCCCGAGCATATCCTCAATAAGCCAGACAAGCTCAGTCCCCAGGAATTAGAGCAGATTAAAAAGCACCCAATCATCGGCGCTCAAATCATCGGTGTTACGGATACATTGATGGAACATGCTCTTATCATCCGGCACCACCACGAACATTATGACGGAAACGGCTACCCTGACAGGTTGATAGGGGAAGATACACCCTTGGAATCTCGCATTCTGGCTGTGGCGGATACCTACGATGCCCTCGTCAGCGAAAGGCCGTATCGCCGTGGGCTTTCGGCATTTGAAGCGGTAGAAATCTTGCGCCGGTGTCGGGGGAGTCAACTGGACCCACAGGTGGTAGAAGCTTTCCTTGCCGTCCTGGCCCGGCAGGGACCGTCCGAGAGACGAGACACGCTGTCAACCTCCAGGCAATCAGAAGCTATGTCTCATGCGGATTTTGACAGCAAAACTGACAGCAATCGGGGTAAAAACAGGTGTATTGGATGGAATTGA
- a CDS encoding DUF2933 domain-containing protein — protein MRELGILCPDHTVHSVTEEKQPPQNEGEGNPPAHKPGGQRHLLHSAIMILCCLIPILGLAALTLVGYRGLASWLLLLICPLGHLLMMGLMGGVAIDISWGFTWAAFARAAAYILASGNIRVLSTVLDGKYRIKDRNKGIRGLSRKVTVST, from the coding sequence ATGAGGGAACTTGGAATCCTGTGTCCAGACCATACAGTTCACAGTGTAACAGAGGAAAAACAACCTCCTCAGAATGAGGGTGAAGGTAATCCTCCTGCGCATAAGCCAGGAGGTCAAAGGCACCTCCTCCACTCGGCAATTATGATTCTGTGCTGTCTCATCCCGATCTTAGGTTTGGCAGCCCTTACATTAGTAGGTTATAGGGGCCTGGCTAGTTGGCTTTTACTTCTGATATGTCCCTTGGGACATCTTCTCATGATGGGATTGATGGGTGGAGTAGCTATAGATATCTCATGGGGGTTCACCTGGGCAGCCTTTGCTAGGGCGGCAGCCTATATTCTGGCATCAGGAAACATAAGAGTTCTTTCGACCGTGCTGGATGGTAAATATAGGATTAAAGATAGGAATAAGGGGATTCGAGGCCTTTCCCGGAAGGTCACGGTTAGTACTTAA
- a CDS encoding isoprenylcysteine carboxylmethyltransferase family protein, producing MGFNSITYAYGFWPLVAINVAFILSFIFAFFAPIKKREWRSLGLVSAFVVALFTEMYGFPLTIYVLTSILGIRLPVANPFSHESGHLWASAVFGQRFTGLICQTGSALMLAGFILMGIGWWQIHRAKGKLVTNGLYAYMRHPQYFGLFLLTFGMLVQWPTLPTLVMWPVLIVAYLRLARREEREALERFGSSYIEYAKRTPAFLPKLIV from the coding sequence ATGGGGTTCAATTCGATAACATACGCCTACGGATTCTGGCCCCTGGTGGCCATCAACGTGGCCTTTATCCTGAGTTTTATCTTTGCGTTCTTCGCGCCGATCAAAAAGAGGGAATGGAGGTCACTCGGCCTGGTCTCAGCCTTTGTGGTGGCCCTCTTTACAGAAATGTACGGGTTTCCGTTGACAATCTATGTGCTTACCTCAATCCTTGGGATAAGGCTACCAGTCGCGAATCCGTTCTCCCATGAAAGCGGTCATCTGTGGGCATCTGCAGTCTTCGGCCAGAGATTTACAGGCCTTATCTGTCAGACTGGCAGTGCCCTAATGCTCGCAGGTTTTATACTAATGGGGATAGGTTGGTGGCAGATTCACAGGGCAAAGGGGAAGCTTGTCACGAACGGTCTCTATGCTTATATGCGACACCCGCAGTACTTTGGGCTTTTCCTCTTAACCTTCGGCATGCTGGTTCAGTGGCCAACCCTTCCGACCCTAGTAATGTGGCCCGTTTTAATCGTCGCTTACCTGCGCCTTGCAAGGCGGGAAGAGAGGGAAGCCCTGGAGAGGTTTGGGAGTTCATATATAGAGTATGCGAAGAGGACACCCGCGTTTTTACCGAAGCTCATCGTCTAG